A single genomic interval of Nostoc commune NIES-4072 harbors:
- a CDS encoding helix-turn-helix domain-containing protein, which produces MTIKKPLAINQPEVGQIIHDLQLAFGFTQEQFAPTLGVTYTTINRWENGRSKPSPLAMEKIEGMLEKMGDKGQDLLTKYLSN; this is translated from the coding sequence ATGACTATCAAAAAACCCTTGGCTATCAACCAGCCAGAGGTGGGGCAGATCATTCATGATTTGCAGCTTGCCTTCGGGTTTACGCAAGAACAGTTTGCACCAACTCTCGGTGTGACATATACCACGATTAACCGTTGGGAAAATGGACGCTCTAAACCCTCGCCTTTGGCGATGGAGAAGATTGAGGGGATGTTGGAAAAGATGGGCGATAAGGGTCAGGATTTATTGACTAAGTATTTGTCGAATTAG
- a CDS encoding SDR family oxidoreductase — MTSLENQIILITGASSGIGTACARIFAGAGAKLILAARRLERLQQLADTLVKEFGIEIHLLQLDVRDRNAVEEAISTLPSAWSDIDILINNAGLSRGLDKLHEGSFQDWEDMIDTNVKGLLYVSRYVVPGMVSRDRGHVVNLGSIAGHQTYPGGNVYCATKAAVTAISEGLKQDLLGTRVRVTSVDPGMVETEFSNVRFHGDTERANKVYQGVKSLTADDVADVIFFCVTRSPHVNINEVVLMPVDQASATLVNRRT, encoded by the coding sequence ATGACTTCGCTAGAAAATCAAATCATTTTAATCACTGGTGCAAGTAGTGGTATTGGTACTGCTTGCGCGAGGATCTTCGCTGGTGCGGGTGCAAAACTAATCCTAGCGGCACGACGACTGGAACGTTTGCAGCAGCTAGCAGATACTCTCGTTAAAGAATTTGGTATTGAAATTCATTTATTACAACTAGATGTGCGCGATCGCAATGCTGTAGAAGAAGCCATTTCTACTCTACCCTCTGCCTGGTCTGACATCGACATTCTCATTAACAATGCTGGTCTAAGTCGTGGTTTAGACAAGTTGCACGAAGGCAGCTTTCAAGACTGGGAAGACATGATTGATACTAACGTTAAGGGTTTACTTTACGTATCCCGCTATGTCGTTCCGGGAATGGTAAGCCGTGATCGCGGTCATGTGGTCAATTTAGGTTCCATTGCTGGACATCAAACCTATCCCGGTGGTAATGTCTACTGTGCTACCAAAGCTGCTGTGACGGCGATTTCTGAAGGTTTAAAACAAGACCTGTTGGGAACGCGGGTACGTGTAACTTCCGTTGACCCTGGTATGGTAGAAACAGAATTTAGCAATGTGCGCTTTCACGGAGATACTGAACGCGCCAACAAAGTCTACCAAGGAGTTAAATCTCTGACAGCAGATGATGTGGCTGATGTGATATTTTTCTGTGTGACGCGATCGCCCCATGTCAATATTAATGAAGTTGTGCTGATGCCTGTTGACCAAGCTAGCGCTACTCTAGTTAATCGGCGAACATGA
- the murG gene encoding undecaprenyldiphospho-muramoylpentapeptide beta-N-acetylglucosaminyltransferase, with amino-acid sequence MANAPIRLLIAASGTGGHLFPAIALAQKLPDYQIEWLGVPNRLETELVPKEYPLNTIAVEGFQQGFGISSIRILGKLAGSIIEVRRILKQRNFQGVFTTGGYIAGPAVIAARSLGLPVVFHESNAIPGKVTRFFGPWCSAVALGFEVAAKYLPRAKNVCVGTPVRSQFLDGAIDAPLDLAIPDGVPLIVVFGGSQGAVAVNKLVRESAKAWFDAGAYVVHLTGDRDEEADSLKHPQYIALPFYNNMAALLQRATLAISRSGAGSLTELAVCGTPAILIPYPFAAEDHQSYNADVFTSSGAALTLKQSELTPQILQSNVLNLLQSPDELAKMGEKAHAIAVPDSAEKLAQLVREVIET; translated from the coding sequence ATGGCAAACGCACCGATACGATTATTAATAGCTGCCAGTGGGACTGGTGGACATTTGTTTCCAGCGATCGCACTGGCACAAAAATTGCCAGATTATCAAATCGAATGGCTGGGAGTACCCAATCGGCTAGAAACTGAACTTGTCCCTAAAGAGTATCCCTTGAATACTATTGCAGTTGAAGGGTTTCAGCAAGGGTTTGGAATTTCCTCTATTCGCATTTTGGGTAAACTGGCTGGTTCGATTATAGAAGTCAGACGAATTTTGAAGCAGAGAAATTTTCAAGGGGTGTTTACCACAGGGGGTTACATTGCCGGGCCAGCCGTCATTGCGGCGCGTTCCCTTGGTTTACCTGTGGTTTTTCACGAATCTAACGCAATACCTGGTAAAGTAACTCGCTTTTTTGGCCCTTGGTGTAGTGCAGTAGCCTTGGGATTTGAAGTAGCTGCTAAGTATTTGCCTCGTGCTAAAAATGTCTGTGTTGGTACTCCAGTGCGATCGCAATTCCTCGATGGGGCAATTGATGCACCCTTAGATTTAGCTATTCCTGATGGTGTCCCTTTAATTGTCGTATTTGGTGGTAGCCAGGGCGCAGTTGCGGTTAATAAGTTGGTGCGTGAATCTGCAAAGGCTTGGTTTGATGCTGGTGCTTATGTAGTACATTTAACTGGCGATCGCGACGAGGAAGCAGATAGCCTTAAACATCCACAGTACATAGCCTTACCTTTTTACAACAATATGGCAGCATTGTTGCAACGAGCTACTCTTGCCATTAGTCGTTCTGGTGCTGGTAGCTTGACAGAATTAGCAGTGTGCGGAACGCCAGCAATTTTGATTCCTTACCCCTTTGCTGCCGAAGACCATCAATCTTATAATGCAGACGTATTTACTTCATCTGGTGCGGCGTTAACACTAAAGCAGTCAGAGTTGACGCCACAAATATTGCAAAGTAATGTGTTGAATTTGTTGCAGTCACCAGATGAATTAGCAAAGATGGGAGAAAAAGCTCATGCGATCGCAGTTCCCGATAGTGCCGAAAAATTGGCGCAGTTAGTGCGTGAGGTGATAGAAACTTAA
- a CDS encoding D-alanine--D-alanine ligase family protein: MAKLRVGLLFGGRSGEHEVSINSARAIAKALSAEQNANKYEILPFYIQKDGRTLAGEAPEKVLATGTPLLESEESTSVGNLTSNPQAQTLSKWQSPSQVAQVDVWFPILHGPNGEDGTIQGLLTLMQVPFVGSGVLGSALGMDKIAMKMAFEQAGLPQVKYKAITRTQVWSNPCVFPKLCDEIEAALGYPAFVKPANLGSSVGIAKVRSRQELEAALDNAASYDRRLVVEAGVVAREVECAVLGNDQPQASVVGEITYDSDFYDYETKYTEGRADFLIPASIPDAIARQIQDMALQAFAAVDAAGLARVDFFYVEATQEVFINEINTLPGFTATSMYPQLWAHSGVSFPELVDRLIELAIERHSPS; encoded by the coding sequence ATGGCAAAGCTGCGCGTGGGGTTACTGTTTGGCGGTCGTTCGGGAGAACATGAAGTTTCGATCAATTCAGCACGGGCGATCGCTAAAGCCTTAAGTGCAGAGCAAAATGCTAATAAGTACGAAATACTGCCTTTTTACATCCAAAAAGATGGACGCACTCTTGCCGGAGAAGCACCCGAAAAGGTTTTAGCAACCGGCACTCCGCTACTGGAATCTGAAGAATCAACATCTGTTGGAAATCTCACATCCAACCCTCAAGCCCAAACCCTCAGCAAGTGGCAATCTCCCTCTCAAGTTGCCCAAGTAGATGTTTGGTTTCCCATTCTCCACGGCCCCAACGGTGAAGACGGGACAATTCAAGGGTTATTAACTTTGATGCAAGTCCCATTTGTGGGTTCTGGGGTGTTAGGTTCGGCACTGGGGATGGATAAAATTGCCATGAAAATGGCTTTTGAGCAAGCGGGACTACCACAGGTAAAATACAAGGCAATAACTAGAACGCAAGTTTGGTCTAATCCTTGCGTGTTTCCGAAACTGTGTGATGAAATTGAGGCAGCATTAGGTTATCCTGCTTTTGTCAAGCCGGCTAATTTGGGTTCATCAGTGGGTATTGCCAAAGTGCGATCGCGCCAAGAATTAGAAGCCGCTTTAGATAATGCTGCAAGTTATGACCGCCGATTAGTTGTAGAGGCTGGTGTCGTAGCGAGAGAAGTCGAGTGTGCCGTTTTAGGTAATGATCAACCCCAAGCCTCTGTCGTTGGAGAGATTACTTATGACAGCGATTTTTATGACTATGAAACAAAATATACAGAGGGTCGGGCAGATTTCCTGATACCTGCATCGATTCCAGATGCGATCGCTCGTCAAATTCAGGATATGGCTTTGCAAGCTTTTGCAGCTGTTGATGCTGCGGGGTTAGCAAGGGTAGATTTCTTCTACGTGGAAGCGACACAAGAAGTTTTTATTAACGAAATAAATACGTTGCCAGGCTTTACTGCGACTAGCATGTATCCCCAACTCTGGGCCCATAGTGGAGTGTCCTTTCCAGAATTAGTTGATCGGTTAATTGAACTTGCGATCGAAAGGCATTCTCCTAGCTGA
- the psbA gene encoding photosystem II q(b) protein gives MTATLQQRSSANVWDRFCEWITSTNNRIYIGWFGVVMIPTLLAATACFVIAFIAAPPVDIDGIREPVAGSLIYGNNIISGAVVPSSNAIGLHFYPIWEAASLDEWLYNGGPYQLVIFHFLIGVFCYLGREWELSYRLGMRPWIAIAYSAPVAAATAVFLVYPIGQGSFSDGMPLGISGTFNFMIVFQAEHNILMHPFHQLGVAGVFGGSLFSAMHGSLVTSSLVRETTETESQNYGYKFGQEEETYNIVAAHGYFGRLIFQYASFNNSRSLHFFLAAWPVIGIWFTALGVSTMAFNLNGFNFNQSIIDSSGRVISTWADVINRANLGMEVMHERNAHNFPLDLAAGDVAPVAMSAPAING, from the coding sequence ATGACAGCAACCTTACAACAGCGCTCAAGCGCCAACGTATGGGATAGATTCTGTGAGTGGATCACCAGCACCAACAACCGTATTTACATCGGTTGGTTCGGCGTAGTAATGATCCCCACCCTACTAGCCGCCACCGCTTGCTTCGTAATCGCCTTCATCGCAGCACCTCCAGTAGACATCGATGGTATCCGTGAACCAGTTGCAGGTTCCTTAATATACGGAAACAACATCATCTCTGGTGCAGTAGTACCTTCCTCCAACGCCATCGGTTTACACTTCTACCCAATTTGGGAAGCAGCATCTCTAGATGAGTGGTTGTACAACGGTGGCCCTTACCAATTGGTAATCTTCCACTTCTTGATCGGCGTATTCTGCTACCTGGGTCGTGAATGGGAACTATCCTACCGCTTGGGTATGCGTCCTTGGATTGCGATCGCATATTCTGCTCCAGTAGCAGCAGCAACAGCAGTATTCCTCGTATACCCAATCGGACAAGGTTCATTCTCTGACGGTATGCCTTTAGGTATCTCCGGAACCTTCAACTTCATGATCGTGTTCCAAGCAGAACACAACATCTTGATGCACCCCTTCCACCAACTAGGTGTAGCAGGTGTATTCGGTGGTTCACTGTTCTCTGCAATGCACGGATCTCTTGTAACTTCTTCACTAGTTCGTGAAACCACCGAAACCGAGTCACAAAACTACGGTTACAAATTCGGTCAAGAAGAAGAAACCTACAACATCGTTGCAGCCCACGGCTACTTCGGTCGTCTAATCTTCCAATACGCTTCATTCAACAACAGCCGTTCACTGCACTTCTTCTTAGCAGCATGGCCTGTAATCGGCATCTGGTTCACCGCCTTGGGTGTAAGCACAATGGCGTTCAACTTGAACGGTTTCAACTTCAACCAATCAATCATTGATTCAAGCGGTCGCGTGATCAGCACTTGGGCTGATGTAATCAACCGGGCTAACCTGGGTATGGAAGTAATGCACGAGCGTAACGCTCACAACTTCCCCTTAGATTTGGCTGCTGGTGATGTTGCTCCTGTAGCAATGAGCGCCCCTGCTATCAACGGTTAA
- a CDS encoding HhoA/HhoB/HtrA family serine endopeptidase — MKTTNHHLVPKKIDTRGLPRRLWMLSYGVAVVFLGSCSLLPAKTFETRQSQTQAQKTIEPNPVIVPVPIISSSEDANFVVKVVQQVGPAVVRIDSSRTITSRVPDEFNDPFFRRFFGDGAPQPRQRVERGSGSGFIINSSGQIVTNSHVVDGADRVTVTLKDGRTFDGKVLGEDPVTDVATIKIDANNLPTLSVGNSDALQPGQAVIAIGNPLGLNNTVTSGIISATGRSSSDIGASDKRVDYIQTDAAINPGNSGGPLLNARGQVIAMNTAIIRGAQGLGFAIPINTVQKIAQELIANGKVDHPYLGVQMVTLTPEIKERIKDRAGDRLNFTADEGVLLVDIVPRSPASTAGLQAGDVIKSINNQPVTKIEDVQKLVENSKIGTNLPIEVERNGQTIQVGVRPAPLPVTREG; from the coding sequence ATGAAGACAACAAACCATCATTTAGTACCCAAAAAGATTGATACCAGGGGTTTACCTCGCAGGTTATGGATGCTCTCATACGGGGTAGCAGTGGTGTTCCTGGGGAGCTGCTCTCTTTTACCTGCTAAAACTTTTGAGACTCGACAAAGCCAAACTCAAGCCCAAAAGACAATAGAACCCAATCCGGTAATTGTCCCCGTGCCAATTATCTCTTCGTCTGAAGATGCTAATTTTGTAGTAAAAGTAGTGCAACAGGTGGGGCCTGCGGTAGTTCGCATTGATTCTTCCCGAACAATCACTTCTCGTGTACCAGACGAATTTAACGATCCATTTTTCCGACGGTTTTTTGGAGACGGTGCGCCACAGCCTAGACAACGGGTAGAGCGGGGTAGCGGCTCTGGATTTATCATTAATTCTTCAGGTCAAATTGTGACCAATTCTCATGTGGTAGATGGTGCTGATAGAGTGACAGTCACACTCAAAGATGGCCGGACTTTTGACGGGAAAGTGTTGGGAGAAGATCCGGTTACGGATGTGGCTACGATCAAAATTGATGCTAATAATCTGCCAACTCTATCCGTGGGTAACTCCGATGCTTTGCAACCAGGACAAGCAGTAATCGCCATTGGCAATCCTTTAGGCTTGAATAATACCGTCACTTCTGGGATTATTAGTGCTACAGGTCGTTCTAGTAGCGATATCGGTGCTAGCGACAAGCGGGTTGATTACATCCAAACGGATGCTGCAATTAATCCTGGTAATTCTGGTGGCCCATTGCTAAATGCTCGTGGCCAGGTAATTGCGATGAACACAGCTATTATCCGAGGCGCTCAAGGTTTGGGATTTGCTATCCCGATTAATACTGTGCAAAAAATTGCCCAGGAATTAATTGCTAACGGTAAAGTAGATCACCCTTATTTGGGTGTTCAGATGGTAACACTGACACCAGAAATTAAAGAAAGAATAAAAGATAGAGCAGGCGATCGCTTAAATTTTACAGCTGATGAGGGCGTTTTGCTAGTTGATATCGTGCCGCGATCGCCTGCATCTACAGCTGGACTCCAAGCCGGTGATGTGATTAAAAGCATTAATAACCAGCCTGTCACTAAAATTGAAGATGTACAAAAGCTAGTAGAAAATAGCAAAATCGGCACTAATTTACCAATAGAAGTGGAACGCAACGGGCAAACTATCCAAGTAGGAGTCCGACCTGCTCCTTTACCCGTGACACGCGAGGGATAA
- a CDS encoding NAD-binding protein: MKPRIIVCGLGRTGYKTFRLLRHQGAFVVGIHHQSIPGETAGDVIVGDLEAASTLTAAGIQQAHTLVIAGSKDALNLSIMMQARVLNPQIRIINRFYNTNLGERLDQSLPDHLSMSVVGLAAPVFTFAAMGNRAIGQIKLFQQTWPIHEEYIDENHFWKGLKLSELWEDRSRMLIYYLPVEGEMDLVSGVISGQEIKVGDRIIIGTQPRIRTPRRSLITKLLKALTNFKQFQEHGRSVVMGAIALLAVIAIATFTYMSAELSLSPVDALYFSVGMITGAGGNDKVVENAPNSIKLFTVVMMLVGAVVIGIWYAMLTDFVLGSRFKQFWDAARIPQRYHYIVCGLSGIGVRIVQQLHASGHEVVVVEPDSNSKYINTARELGIPVIQGDASFRTILKASNIDSAAAVLAVTSNDATNLEIALKAKGLTPTIPVIVHYGDPDFAGIAQQLFGFEAVLSPAELAAPAFAAAALGGRILGNGITADSLWVAFATVITPSHVFCGQWVKDVAMSADCVPLYVETNHQTLHGWDLLETNLSAGDVLYMTMPATRLYQLWRGEQVCEAHA; the protein is encoded by the coding sequence ATGAAACCTCGAATTATTGTTTGTGGCTTAGGACGTACCGGATATAAAACCTTTCGTTTGCTGAGACACCAGGGAGCCTTCGTTGTTGGCATTCATCACCAATCTATCCCTGGCGAAACAGCAGGAGATGTGATTGTTGGCGATTTAGAAGCAGCTTCTACCCTAACAGCAGCAGGAATTCAACAGGCACACACTTTAGTCATCGCTGGTTCTAAAGATGCTCTGAATTTGTCTATTATGATGCAAGCGCGGGTGCTGAATCCCCAGATTCGGATTATCAACCGTTTTTATAATACAAATTTGGGAGAACGCCTAGATCAAAGTTTGCCAGACCATTTGAGTATGAGTGTTGTGGGTTTAGCAGCACCCGTATTCACTTTTGCCGCAATGGGAAATCGAGCGATCGGACAAATCAAATTATTTCAGCAAACTTGGCCGATTCACGAAGAATACATTGATGAAAACCATTTCTGGAAAGGTCTAAAGCTGAGTGAATTGTGGGAAGACCGATCGCGGATGCTGATTTATTACTTGCCAGTAGAAGGTGAGATGGATTTGGTGTCAGGTGTAATATCTGGACAAGAGATCAAGGTGGGCGATCGCATCATTATTGGTACACAACCCCGCATCCGTACCCCCCGGAGATCATTGATTACAAAACTGCTGAAAGCCCTCACCAATTTTAAGCAGTTTCAGGAACACGGGCGATCGGTAGTGATGGGTGCTATTGCACTTTTGGCGGTTATTGCGATCGCTACATTCACTTATATGTCGGCTGAATTGAGTTTATCTCCTGTCGATGCTCTATATTTTTCTGTCGGCATGATTACCGGAGCCGGTGGTAATGACAAAGTAGTAGAAAATGCTCCTAACAGTATTAAGTTATTTACTGTTGTGATGATGCTGGTTGGAGCAGTGGTAATTGGTATTTGGTACGCAATGCTCACCGATTTTGTCTTAGGAAGCCGCTTTAAGCAATTTTGGGATGCAGCCCGAATTCCCCAGCGATATCACTACATTGTTTGTGGCTTGAGTGGTATTGGAGTGAGAATTGTCCAGCAACTCCACGCCAGTGGACATGAAGTTGTAGTAGTTGAACCAGACTCTAACAGCAAATATATCAACACCGCCCGCGAACTCGGTATCCCCGTTATTCAAGGAGATGCCAGCTTCCGTACAATACTCAAAGCCAGTAATATAGACTCTGCCGCCGCAGTGCTTGCTGTTACTAGCAATGATGCTACCAATCTGGAAATTGCCCTCAAAGCCAAGGGATTGACACCCACCATTCCGGTAATTGTTCATTATGGCGATCCGGATTTTGCTGGTATAGCGCAACAGCTATTTGGTTTCGAGGCCGTACTAAGTCCGGCTGAACTAGCAGCCCCAGCTTTTGCTGCTGCTGCACTAGGGGGACGCATCCTTGGCAATGGCATCACAGCAGATAGTCTTTGGGTGGCTTTTGCAACTGTGATTACACCTTCACATGTTTTTTGTGGTCAGTGGGTAAAAGATGTAGCTATGTCTGCTGACTGTGTACCTTTGTACGTAGAAACAAACCACCAAACCCTTCACGGCTGGGATTTATTAGAAACTAACCTCAGCGCTGGTGATGTTTTATATATGACCATGCCAGCAACCAGGTTATATCAATTGTGGCGGGGCGAGCAAGTTTGTGAAGCACACGCTTAA
- the dnaA gene encoding chromosomal replication initiator protein DnaA: protein MEIPIESLWSQVLERLQLELSRPTFETWIKTASAERLENNCLVICTPNPFARNWLQKYYINTIAHVVQDILGHPVGIYITVAQGDEVSHLSERGVSWESPDSSSIPEAIPTHNHKTTELNSKYVFSRFVVGANNRMAHAASLAVAESPGKEFNPLFLCGGVGLGKTHLMQAIGHYRWEISPNCKIFYVSTEQFTNDLITAIRKDSMQSFREHYRAADVLLVDDIQFLEGKEYTQEEFFYTFNTLHEAGKQVVIASDRPPNQIPSLQERLCSRFSMGLIADIQKPDLETRMAILQKKAEDENIRLPRDVIEYIASNYTSNIRELEGALIRAVAYISIWSLPMTVENITPVLEPPNEKMAATPEAILKVVADNFDVSIDDLKSNSRRREISWARQIGMYLMRQHTSLSLPRIGEEFGGKDHTTVIYSCDKITQLHHSDRTLAQTIRQLSDRINMTSRSQKSS from the coding sequence ATGGAAATTCCCATAGAAAGTCTGTGGAGCCAGGTACTAGAGCGCCTACAGCTTGAACTATCCCGGCCCACCTTTGAAACTTGGATTAAAACTGCTAGTGCGGAGCGATTAGAAAATAATTGCTTGGTAATCTGTACTCCTAACCCATTTGCTCGTAATTGGTTACAGAAATATTACATAAATACCATTGCTCATGTAGTACAAGATATTCTGGGTCATCCTGTAGGAATTTACATTACTGTTGCTCAAGGTGATGAAGTTTCGCATTTGAGTGAACGAGGGGTTTCTTGGGAATCACCAGATAGCAGCAGTATTCCCGAAGCTATACCTACTCACAATCATAAAACTACTGAATTAAACTCTAAATATGTCTTTTCGCGGTTTGTAGTTGGTGCTAACAATCGGATGGCTCATGCTGCTTCTTTGGCAGTTGCAGAATCTCCAGGTAAAGAGTTTAATCCTTTATTTTTGTGTGGTGGCGTAGGTTTGGGTAAAACTCATCTCATGCAGGCAATTGGTCATTATCGCTGGGAAATTTCGCCTAATTGTAAAATATTTTATGTTTCGACTGAGCAGTTTACTAATGATTTAATTACAGCGATTCGTAAAGATAGTATGCAAAGTTTTCGAGAGCATTATCGAGCGGCTGATGTTTTATTAGTTGATGATATTCAGTTTCTTGAAGGGAAGGAATATACCCAAGAAGAATTCTTTTATACTTTTAATACTTTACATGAAGCTGGAAAACAAGTTGTCATTGCTTCTGATCGTCCTCCTAATCAGATTCCTAGCTTGCAAGAACGGCTTTGTTCTCGGTTTTCTATGGGGTTAATCGCAGATATCCAAAAGCCGGATTTAGAAACAAGAATGGCAATTTTACAGAAAAAAGCTGAGGATGAAAATATTCGCCTTCCCCGCGATGTGATTGAGTATATTGCTTCTAACTATACTTCTAATATTCGAGAATTAGAAGGAGCTTTAATTCGGGCGGTGGCTTATATTTCTATTTGGAGCTTACCGATGACGGTAGAAAATATCACACCAGTTTTAGAACCGCCTAATGAAAAAATGGCTGCTACCCCAGAAGCGATTTTAAAGGTTGTGGCGGATAATTTTGATGTTTCCATAGACGATCTCAAAAGTAACTCACGACGAAGAGAGATTAGCTGGGCGCGTCAAATAGGAATGTATCTCATGCGCCAACACACGTCTTTGAGTTTGCCAAGAATTGGCGAGGAGTTTGGTGGTAAAGACCATACAACGGTAATCTATAGTTGCGATAAAATTACCCAACTCCACCACAGCGATCGCACTTTAGCACAAACAATCCGCCAACTGAGCGATCGCATCAATATGACTAGCCGTTCTCAAAAATCATCCTGA
- the def gene encoding peptide deformylase translates to MTELAPIIQLGNPTLRQKAAWVENIQDEHIQKLIEDLIATVAKANGVGIAAPQVAQSYRLFIVASRPNARYPNAPEMEPTAMINPKIICHSTEVVKDWEGCLSVPGIRGLVPRYQSIEVEYTDSQGNLQKQQLTDFIARIFQHEYDHLDGIVFVDRIENTLEMITEQEYQQRVVNK, encoded by the coding sequence ATGACTGAGTTAGCACCAATAATTCAATTAGGAAATCCAACATTACGCCAAAAAGCTGCTTGGGTTGAGAATATTCAAGATGAGCATATCCAAAAGTTAATTGAAGACTTAATTGCCACCGTTGCCAAAGCTAACGGCGTGGGGATTGCTGCGCCTCAAGTAGCACAATCTTATCGTTTATTTATTGTGGCTTCCCGCCCTAACGCTAGGTATCCCAACGCCCCGGAAATGGAACCTACTGCTATGATTAATCCCAAAATTATTTGTCATTCAACTGAAGTTGTCAAAGATTGGGAAGGTTGTTTAAGTGTTCCAGGAATTAGGGGGTTAGTTCCTCGGTATCAATCTATTGAAGTCGAATACACTGACTCTCAAGGCAACTTACAAAAGCAACAATTAACCGATTTTATCGCTCGGATTTTTCAACATGAGTATGATCATCTCGACGGGATCGTATTTGTAGATCGTATAGAAAACACTCTTGAAATGATTACTGAACAGGAATATCAACAACGAGTAGTTAATAAATAA
- a CDS encoding DUF1818 family protein encodes MERLVKTGYGWRIGQNPDAPEFKGLVGTDDWAIELTEAELNDFCRLLAQLADTMKQLATELMEEEKIACEAESNLLWMEVEGYPHAYSLRFILNTGRCVEGKWDASAVPDLLQATGMLKVF; translated from the coding sequence ATGGAACGCCTTGTAAAAACCGGATATGGTTGGCGTATAGGCCAGAACCCCGATGCACCTGAATTTAAAGGTTTAGTCGGTACAGATGATTGGGCAATTGAGTTAACCGAAGCCGAGTTAAATGATTTTTGCCGTCTACTAGCACAGCTAGCAGACACCATGAAACAACTCGCAACTGAATTAATGGAAGAGGAAAAAATCGCTTGTGAAGCCGAAAGCAATTTATTATGGATGGAGGTAGAAGGCTATCCTCATGCCTACAGTCTGCGCTTCATCTTGAATACAGGGCGATGTGTAGAAGGTAAATGGGATGCTTCTGCTGTTCCCGATTTGCTGCAAGCGACTGGGATGCTTAAGGTTTTTTAA
- a CDS encoding DUF6888 family protein has translation MQPLSIVCCLKKCDRNSHTIKYEVKLEPTPEQLRSFYRMSVRMSNLLRPINLVRMDERTKRIVMLVGDTIEIEIYPNGEVVTK, from the coding sequence ATGCAACCTTTGTCTATTGTCTGCTGCCTAAAAAAGTGCGATCGCAACTCGCACACGATTAAATACGAGGTGAAATTGGAGCCAACACCAGAACAATTACGAAGCTTTTACCGGATGTCGGTGAGGATGAGCAATTTACTTCGGCCAATTAACTTAGTGCGGATGGACGAAAGGACAAAGCGTATAGTTATGCTGGTCGGAGACACAATAGAAATAGAAATTTATCCTAACGGGGAGGTCGTTACCAAATGA
- a CDS encoding DUF6887 family protein, translating into MIQPNFADMSDTELRAYVLQNPNNTEAFHAYVDRLHAANPNPQLMSIEEAEAELERMVNQGQK; encoded by the coding sequence ATGATACAGCCCAATTTTGCGGATATGTCTGATACCGAGTTACGAGCTTACGTGTTGCAAAATCCTAACAACACTGAAGCGTTTCACGCATACGTTGATCGCTTGCACGCAGCGAATCCAAATCCACAACTAATGTCAATTGAAGAAGCCGAGGCTGAATTAGAGAGGATGGTTAACCAAGGTCAAAAATAG
- a CDS encoding VOC family protein, with product MTITLNHTIVPAYDKEASARFFAKIFGLEVEVPVGHFAAVHINDSLTLDFADAEAFEQHHYAFHVSDEEFDTIFARVKEAGIEYSSDPMHKNKGQINHWNKGRGFYFYDIDGHNLELLTRA from the coding sequence ATGACAATTACTCTAAATCACACCATAGTGCCTGCATACGATAAAGAAGCATCGGCGAGGTTTTTTGCAAAGATTTTTGGTTTAGAGGTAGAGGTTCCCGTTGGTCACTTCGCTGCTGTGCATATAAATGATTCACTGACGCTCGACTTCGCCGACGCTGAAGCGTTCGAGCAACATCATTATGCGTTCCATGTCAGTGATGAAGAATTTGATACAATATTTGCCCGTGTGAAAGAGGCAGGTATTGAATACAGTAGCGACCCCATGCATAAAAATAAAGGACAAATTAACCACTGGAACAAAGGTCGTGGCTTCTATTTCTATGACATTGATGGCCACAACTTAGAATTGTTGACCCGTGCATAG